The following coding sequences are from one Oscillospiraceae bacterium window:
- a CDS encoding DUF4860 domain-containing protein: protein MRGRWGANFLELFFVAALLMLFGITTYTLVSVGGSTYRRVMEKRDDSANLRVALSYMATQIRQHDKTGGVQIRPLPDGGDCLVLTDHYDGEPYELRIYLYDGTLRESLSPAAEPLEPDYGAEIAVVDGLKLTYAGPAEAPEQVVRLDVWAGQNGSRRESAVTLRLHADPPRPGEALPAPPAATEVEIIP, encoded by the coding sequence ATGCGCGGCCGGTGGGGCGCCAATTTTCTGGAATTGTTTTTTGTGGCGGCATTGTTGATGCTTTTTGGGATCACGACCTACACACTCGTGTCGGTGGGCGGGAGCACGTACCGGCGCGTCATGGAAAAGCGGGATGACAGCGCCAATTTGCGGGTGGCGCTGTCGTACATGGCCACACAGATTCGGCAACACGACAAGACGGGCGGCGTTCAAATTCGTCCCCTGCCGGACGGGGGGGATTGTCTCGTGCTCACAGACCACTACGACGGCGAGCCGTACGAACTGCGCATCTATCTCTATGACGGCACGCTGCGGGAGAGTTTGTCTCCGGCCGCCGAACCGCTGGAACCGGATTACGGCGCCGAGATCGCGGTCGTCGACGGCCTCAAGCTGACCTATGCCGGCCCCGCGGAGGCGCCGGAACAGGTCGTGCGTCTCGATGTGTGGGCCGGGCAGAACGGCAGCCGGCGCGAGAGCGCCGTCACCCTCCGCCTGCACGCGGATCCGCCGCGGCCCGGCGAGGCGCTGCCCGCGCCGCCGGCCGCGACAGAGGTCGAGATCATCCCCTGA
- a CDS encoding prepilin-type N-terminal cleavage/methylation domain-containing protein translates to MRKYERSQRGFALVEIIIAIGVLAVVSMFILEMFVRAANMSQRARDKDNACFEAQTVLALYRALPVQGRAALSVSGRDATRSAPGVWTFYYDDAWRPVAAPPDAGFTLTLTAAPGTNAETLTAGAWETLSVTVVKNEPYLLEKQPRGPILTLTTGLYRPRGETAR, encoded by the coding sequence ATGCGGAAATATGAGAGATCCCAGCGCGGGTTTGCGCTGGTTGAGATTATCATCGCCATCGGCGTGCTGGCGGTGGTGAGCATGTTCATCTTAGAGATGTTCGTGCGCGCCGCCAACATGAGCCAGCGCGCGCGGGACAAAGACAACGCCTGCTTCGAGGCGCAGACGGTGCTGGCGCTCTACCGCGCGCTGCCCGTCCAGGGGCGCGCGGCGCTCTCGGTGTCGGGGCGCGACGCGACACGGTCGGCCCCCGGCGTGTGGACGTTTTACTACGACGACGCGTGGCGGCCCGTGGCGGCGCCGCCGGACGCGGGTTTCACGCTGACGCTTACCGCGGCGCCCGGCACGAACGCGGAAACGCTCACCGCCGGGGCCTGGGAGACGCTCTCGGTCACGGTGGTCAAAAACGAACCCTATTTGCTGGAAAAACAGCCGCGCGGTCCCATCCTCACGCTGACCACGGGACTGTACCGGCCACGGGGGGAGACGGCGCGATGA
- a CDS encoding PilT/PilU family type 4a pilus ATPase: MTITSPGTSVHELLVRAVHEKASDIFITAGSPILLKKDGKIEAADDFRMMPKDTALIIEEIFRLSGSQSYDHYLKEGDCDFSFSLPGVGRFRINTFRQRNSMAAVIRVVQLSLSDTNQLGIPQPVLELYRKTKGLILVTGPAGSGKSTTLATLINLINNRRNCHILTLEDPIEYLHNHKMSIVNQREIENDTLSYGKALRAALRQSPDVILVGEMRDLETMSIALTAAETGHLVLSTLHTVGAAKTIDRVIDVFPPGQQQQVRIQLSTVLQAIISQQLLSTPGRNGRTAVFEVMIVNPAIRSLIRESKTHQIDTLIHAGAAEGMQSMDYSLAEAVKAGTISREDAFTFCVNPDVLSKYV, from the coding sequence ATGACGATCACTTCGCCGGGGACGTCGGTGCACGAATTGCTGGTACGGGCGGTGCACGAAAAGGCGTCCGACATCTTTATCACGGCCGGGTCCCCGATTTTACTCAAAAAGGACGGGAAGATCGAAGCGGCCGACGACTTTCGTATGATGCCCAAGGACACGGCGCTGATCATCGAAGAGATCTTCCGCCTGTCCGGCAGTCAGTCCTACGATCACTACCTGAAGGAGGGGGACTGCGACTTCTCGTTCTCGCTGCCCGGGGTGGGGCGGTTTCGCATCAACACCTTCCGGCAGCGCAACTCTATGGCCGCCGTCATCCGGGTCGTGCAGCTCAGCCTCTCGGATACAAACCAGTTGGGCATCCCGCAGCCGGTGCTGGAGCTCTACCGGAAGACCAAGGGGTTGATCCTCGTGACCGGCCCGGCCGGTTCCGGCAAATCGACGACGCTGGCGACGCTGATCAACCTGATCAACAACCGACGCAACTGCCACATCCTGACGTTGGAGGATCCCATCGAGTATCTGCACAATCACAAGATGAGCATCGTGAACCAGCGTGAGATCGAAAACGACACGCTGAGCTATGGCAAGGCGCTGCGCGCCGCGCTGCGGCAGTCGCCCGACGTGATTTTGGTGGGGGAGATGCGCGACCTTGAGACGATGTCCATCGCCCTCACGGCGGCCGAGACGGGGCATCTTGTGCTCTCCACGCTGCACACGGTGGGCGCCGCGAAGACGATCGACCGCGTCATCGACGTTTTCCCGCCGGGCCAGCAGCAACAGGTGCGTATCCAGCTCTCCACAGTGCTCCAGGCAATCATTTCGCAGCAGCTCCTGTCGACCCCCGGCCGCAACGGCCGGACGGCGGTGTTTGAGGTGATGATCGTGAACCCCGCCATCCGGAGTCTCATCCGCGAGTCGAAGACGCACCAGATCGACACGCTGATCCACGCCGGCGCCGCCGAGGGGATGCAGAGCATGGACTACAGCCTGGCGGAGGCCGTCAAGGCGGGCACCATCTCCCGCGAGGACGCCTTTACCTTCTGTGTGAACCCCGACGTCCTTTCCAAATATGTCTGA